One part of the Anaeromyxobacter sp. Fw109-5 genome encodes these proteins:
- a CDS encoding LTA synthase family protein translates to MKQTPAATGASALLRAARRALAPAAVGAWLVAKQLLWSPPLQGDAPVRWSAVAASVAVAMLVLGVAVRRRGRAQLVALALADGALTAVHHVHLLYHRQFSELASVAALAFAAQATRVGGAIAALLHPSDVLLWADVAALAVAAALARGGPRPASRRHANALALSGALLFTLPALPLLDRPLTGPRRLGVSRGEVAAELNVIGYQLFDVATFVRRRLDRSGRASLPEALAYHRERATPSGPLTGTQRGRNVIVVQLESFQAFATGRRVGGALVTPHLDRLARESLTFTHAFSQIRQGTTSDAELLAGCSLYPLETGAVFTERYDADFRCLPELLREAGYATVAMHANWPNFWNRDRMYPAMGYERFLSIRDFDRGPVIGLGLSDARFFEQAAERLSALPEPFYAVLVTLSNHAPFVDPNLPRTLALGALEGTEVGYYLNSARFTDAALGTLVDRLRASGVLERSVLVVYGDHHGVTRRASGTALLGLPETRADVWLLHEARVPLLVRLPFGRVAEVRHAPAGQLDVAPTIADLLGLPRERTFFHGRSLVSGPARPVILPDGSAVSEALVWLGAERRWGSPACLDASSGEPVAPERCDALAEHAARELAVSRAEVNQDLFRWMLAATTPRSPPAPVAPGASP, encoded by the coding sequence GTGAAGCAGACTCCCGCCGCGACGGGCGCCTCCGCGCTCCTTCGCGCCGCTCGCCGCGCCCTCGCGCCGGCGGCGGTCGGGGCCTGGCTCGTCGCTAAGCAGCTCCTGTGGTCGCCTCCCCTGCAGGGCGACGCTCCCGTGCGCTGGAGCGCCGTCGCGGCGAGCGTGGCCGTCGCGATGCTCGTCCTGGGCGTGGCGGTCCGGCGTCGAGGGCGCGCGCAGCTCGTCGCGCTGGCCCTCGCCGACGGCGCCCTCACCGCGGTCCACCACGTCCACCTCCTCTACCACCGGCAGTTCTCGGAGCTGGCCTCGGTGGCCGCGCTCGCGTTCGCCGCGCAGGCGACCCGCGTGGGAGGAGCGATCGCGGCGCTGTTGCACCCCTCGGACGTGCTCCTCTGGGCGGACGTCGCGGCGCTCGCGGTGGCGGCCGCGCTGGCGCGGGGAGGCCCGCGCCCGGCTTCGCGGCGGCACGCGAACGCGCTCGCGCTGTCGGGCGCGCTCCTCTTCACCCTGCCCGCGCTGCCGCTGCTCGACCGCCCGCTGACCGGCCCGCGCCGGCTCGGGGTGTCACGAGGCGAGGTCGCCGCGGAGCTGAACGTGATCGGGTACCAGCTCTTCGACGTCGCCACCTTCGTACGGCGCCGCCTCGATCGCTCCGGGCGCGCCTCCCTGCCCGAGGCGCTCGCGTACCACCGCGAGCGGGCGACGCCCTCGGGCCCGCTGACCGGGACGCAGCGCGGCCGGAACGTCATCGTGGTGCAGCTCGAGTCGTTCCAGGCGTTCGCCACGGGGCGGCGCGTGGGCGGCGCGCTCGTGACCCCGCACCTGGATCGGCTCGCGCGCGAGAGCCTCACCTTCACCCACGCCTTCTCGCAGATCCGCCAGGGCACCACGTCGGACGCGGAGCTGCTCGCGGGCTGCTCGCTCTATCCCCTCGAGACCGGAGCCGTGTTCACCGAGCGCTACGACGCGGACTTCCGGTGTCTCCCCGAGCTGCTGCGGGAGGCCGGCTACGCCACGGTGGCGATGCACGCGAACTGGCCCAACTTCTGGAACCGCGATCGCATGTACCCGGCGATGGGGTACGAGCGCTTCCTCAGCATCCGCGACTTCGATCGAGGCCCGGTGATCGGGCTCGGCCTCTCGGACGCGCGCTTCTTCGAGCAGGCGGCGGAGCGGCTGTCGGCGCTGCCGGAGCCGTTCTACGCCGTGCTCGTCACCCTGTCGAACCACGCCCCTTTCGTCGACCCGAACCTCCCGCGGACGCTCGCGCTGGGCGCGCTGGAGGGGACAGAGGTCGGCTACTACCTGAACTCCGCGCGCTTCACCGACGCCGCCCTGGGCACCCTCGTCGACCGGCTGCGCGCCTCCGGCGTGCTCGAGCGCTCCGTGCTCGTGGTCTACGGCGACCACCACGGCGTGACGCGCCGCGCCTCGGGCACGGCGCTGCTCGGGCTCCCGGAGACCCGCGCCGACGTGTGGCTCCTGCACGAGGCGCGCGTCCCGCTCCTCGTGCGCCTCCCCTTCGGGCGGGTCGCGGAGGTGCGCCACGCTCCGGCGGGTCAGCTGGACGTCGCGCCGACCATCGCGGACCTGCTCGGCCTCCCACGGGAGCGGACCTTCTTCCACGGGCGCAGCCTCGTGTCCGGGCCCGCCCGCCCGGTGATCCTCCCGGACGGCTCCGCCGTGTCGGAAGCCCTGGTGTGGCTCGGCGCCGAGCGGCGCTGGGGATCGCCGGCTTGCCTCGACGCCTCCTCGGGCGAGCCGGTAGCGCCGGAGCGATGCGACGCCCTCGCCGAGCACGCCGCGCGCGAGCTCGCCGTCTCGCGCGCCGAGGTGAACCAGGACCTCTTCCGCTGGATGCTCGCCGCTACGACGCCGCGGTCGCCTCCAGCGCCGGTCGCGCCGGGAGCGTCGCCCTGA
- a CDS encoding universal stress protein has protein sequence MNWIVGIDLRPLSHGALQFAAWLAANAGAGGADRFVPVHVLEEEHLRTMLRYHHLDEVIDAAREEAKRTLLREGRAEWLGDLQIVQAVNAERSLEFVRAAAGAEAMVIGRAAAREGHRIVRLGRVARRLLRNLPSPVVVVPPDLRLGDVGPGPIVALTSLADDALEASRFASALARHTGRKLALVHVVGDPAGRGLPFMPSASLERARLDEVRYGEPELAAWVAAAGLRPDTTTVLQGNVIDEAIAFAERERSPLIVAGARRRTGVDRMLLPSIGRELAATSPLAVAVVPASA, from the coding sequence ATGAACTGGATCGTCGGGATCGACCTTCGCCCCCTGAGCCACGGCGCCCTGCAGTTCGCCGCGTGGCTCGCGGCGAACGCTGGCGCCGGGGGCGCGGACCGCTTCGTGCCCGTGCACGTGCTCGAGGAGGAGCACCTGCGGACGATGCTGCGTTACCACCACCTCGACGAGGTCATCGACGCCGCGCGCGAGGAGGCGAAGCGCACGCTCTTGCGTGAGGGGCGCGCGGAGTGGCTCGGCGACCTCCAGATCGTCCAGGCCGTGAACGCCGAGCGGAGCCTGGAGTTCGTGCGCGCGGCCGCCGGCGCAGAGGCGATGGTCATCGGGCGCGCCGCGGCACGCGAGGGACACCGCATCGTCCGGCTCGGCCGCGTCGCGCGCCGACTGCTCCGCAACCTGCCGTCGCCGGTCGTCGTCGTCCCACCCGACCTCCGGCTCGGAGACGTCGGACCCGGGCCGATCGTGGCCCTCACGAGCCTCGCCGACGACGCCCTCGAGGCGAGCCGCTTCGCGAGCGCGCTGGCGAGGCACACGGGACGGAAGCTGGCGCTCGTGCACGTGGTGGGCGACCCCGCGGGACGAGGGCTGCCGTTCATGCCCAGCGCCTCGCTGGAGCGCGCGCGGCTCGACGAGGTGCGATACGGCGAGCCCGAGCTCGCCGCCTGGGTCGCGGCCGCCGGCCTTCGGCCCGACACCACCACGGTGCTGCAGGGGAACGTCATCGACGAGGCGATCGCGTTCGCCGAGCGAGAGCGCTCCCCGCTGATCGTCGCCGGCGCGCGGCGGCGCACCGGGGTGGACCGCATGCTCCTGCCGAGCATCGGGCGGGAGCTCGCGGCGACGTCCCCGCTCGCGGTCGCGGTGGTCCCGGCGAGCGCGTGA
- a CDS encoding PQQ-dependent sugar dehydrogenase, with protein sequence MRHPLDAAALALALLLPVGCNGEVKVPATTTGGAPVETAPPNVPEFKPAFPGQTRAPAVKSQTPFEVTEIASGFDEPWAIAFLPDGRMLVTEKPSGALYIVAPDGRRSPPISGLPRVDGRGQGGLLDVELGPDYAESRLVYWTYYEPRDGGNGLAVARARLVDGAQPRVEDLQIVFRMQPTLDSTAHAGGRLVFAPDGTLFVTLGERSILAGRVQARDLGSHLGKIVRILPDGSVPKDNPFAGRAGARPEIWTSGHRNILSADLDARGRLWIVEMGPQGGDELNLIERGKDYGWPTIGYGEEYSGERIHESTQGPGMEQPVYYWDPVISPSGLTIYSGDLFPEWRGNFFIGGLSSRALVRLVVEGDRVVGEERLLTDQNARIREVVQGPDGALYLLTDDRNGRLLKVTPR encoded by the coding sequence ATGCGCCACCCGCTCGACGCCGCTGCGCTCGCGCTCGCCCTGCTGCTGCCAGTGGGCTGCAACGGTGAGGTCAAGGTCCCGGCGACCACCACCGGCGGAGCGCCGGTCGAGACCGCGCCCCCCAACGTCCCCGAGTTCAAGCCCGCGTTCCCCGGCCAGACCCGCGCCCCCGCCGTGAAGTCGCAGACGCCGTTCGAGGTCACCGAGATCGCGTCCGGCTTCGACGAGCCGTGGGCGATCGCCTTCCTCCCCGACGGGCGCATGCTGGTGACGGAGAAGCCCTCGGGCGCGCTGTACATCGTCGCTCCCGACGGCAGGAGATCGCCGCCGATCTCGGGGTTGCCGAGGGTGGACGGCCGCGGACAGGGCGGCCTGCTCGACGTGGAGCTCGGCCCCGACTACGCGGAGAGCCGGCTCGTCTACTGGACGTATTACGAGCCGCGCGACGGCGGCAACGGGCTCGCCGTGGCGCGCGCCCGCCTGGTCGACGGCGCGCAGCCGCGCGTCGAGGATCTGCAGATCGTGTTCCGGATGCAGCCGACGCTGGACTCGACGGCGCACGCGGGCGGGCGGCTGGTCTTCGCGCCCGACGGCACGCTGTTCGTGACCCTCGGCGAGCGCTCGATCCTGGCGGGTCGCGTGCAGGCGCGCGATCTGGGCAGCCACCTGGGCAAGATCGTCCGTATCCTCCCCGACGGCTCGGTCCCCAAGGACAACCCCTTCGCGGGCCGCGCGGGTGCTCGCCCCGAGATCTGGACGTCGGGCCACCGCAACATCCTCTCGGCGGACCTGGACGCGCGAGGCCGGCTGTGGATCGTCGAGATGGGCCCCCAGGGCGGCGACGAGCTCAACCTGATAGAGCGGGGCAAGGACTACGGCTGGCCGACCATCGGCTACGGCGAGGAGTACTCGGGCGAGCGCATCCACGAGTCCACGCAGGGTCCCGGGATGGAGCAGCCCGTGTACTACTGGGATCCGGTGATCTCTCCTTCCGGGCTGACCATCTACTCGGGGGACCTCTTCCCGGAGTGGCGCGGCAACTTCTTCATCGGCGGGCTGTCGAGCCGCGCGCTGGTGCGGCTCGTCGTGGAGGGCGATCGGGTCGTCGGCGAGGAGCGGCTCCTCACCGACCAGAACGCGCGCATCCGCGAGGTGGTGCAAGGGCCGGACGGCGCCCTCTACCTCCTCACGGACGACCGGAATGGGCGCCTGCTGAAGGTGACGCCCCGCTGA
- a CDS encoding spermidine synthase: MRAHRFSIVLVLFAVSGLSGLIYESIWTHYLKLFLGHAAHAQTLVLAIFMGGMALGSALASRWAGRWRDPMVAYASIEALIGVIALAFHPLFVTTTDVLLGRVLPRVPAGVAVDAVKWTAAAALILPQCVLLGMTFPLMTGGVLRRFGARPGRSIALLYFTNSLGAAAGVLLSGFVLVPAAGLPGTIAIAGFLNLAVAVSVWFVARLDPTVAPVAAPEAATSGRDHALPALLAVAALTGATSFMYEIGWIRMLSLVLGTSTHAFELMLSAFILGLALGGLWIQRRIDGAASPVRLLGWVQVAMGLSALATLPVYGLTFPLMRWIVESAPRTDGGYALFNLSSNGIALLVMLPATVCAGMTLPLVTYVLLARGHGERAVGAVYASNTAGAIAGVVFAIQVGMPVLGLKGLVTLGAALDAALGLALLVPAARAVPRRFAAAAGACVLAVAATLLFVHLDPYRMASGVYRLGRIIDPSQTRVLYHRDGKTATASVIAEVDGRVLIKTNGKADAAINMAPGGEAEPDEATMVLLGALPHAVRPGARTAACIGFGSGLTTHVLLGSPSLESLDTIEIEPRMIEAARFFLPRVARAFDDPRSQLHVDDAKTFFSSRQRTYDIIVSEPSNPWVSGVGGLFSEEFYRHVRRHLAPGGVLVQWIQLYEIDPGLVASILKALDGSFADWTAFAPSDFDLVVLASADGAVAPLAPGIFGVPELAAELRRVRILGPQDLELRRVGDRRSWARLLRSYPTPPNSDYHPVLAEAAPRARFLQATAVALVQAARFPLPALEVLSGAVPGWSETRVTPSPHFTPSRRADAATVLQHALRDGALGRGAWRLPEDLLASSQELLGWATRCGPLPGQSAQDVALAMFPALTSAEATLAWRTIVESPCAMALAPHDRLWLELLRAVAAREGGAAHAAASVLLGDPGRLSPPQARYALAAGMLGALGEGDREAAHRLWERHAAVGEGDDLLLRWLVAESAARDGVAGARRPLSPRGPPRAERRGVAGARGRARRAPRGAC; the protein is encoded by the coding sequence GTGCGCGCCCATCGCTTCTCCATCGTGCTCGTGCTGTTCGCGGTGTCCGGCCTGTCCGGCCTGATCTACGAGTCGATCTGGACGCACTACCTGAAGCTCTTCCTCGGCCACGCCGCCCACGCGCAGACGCTCGTGCTCGCGATCTTCATGGGGGGCATGGCGCTCGGCTCGGCGCTCGCCAGCCGGTGGGCAGGGCGATGGCGGGACCCGATGGTGGCGTACGCCTCGATCGAGGCCCTCATCGGCGTCATCGCGCTGGCGTTCCACCCGCTCTTCGTGACGACGACGGACGTGCTCCTCGGCCGCGTGCTGCCGCGCGTGCCGGCGGGCGTGGCCGTCGACGCCGTGAAGTGGACCGCCGCGGCGGCGCTGATCCTGCCGCAGTGCGTCCTCCTCGGGATGACCTTCCCCCTCATGACGGGAGGCGTCCTGCGCCGCTTCGGCGCGCGGCCGGGCAGGTCGATCGCGCTGCTCTACTTCACGAACAGCCTCGGCGCGGCCGCCGGCGTCCTGCTGAGCGGGTTCGTGCTCGTGCCCGCCGCCGGGCTGCCCGGGACGATCGCGATCGCCGGGTTCCTGAACCTCGCGGTCGCCGTGTCGGTCTGGTTCGTCGCCCGCCTCGATCCCACCGTCGCGCCGGTCGCGGCCCCGGAGGCGGCGACGTCCGGGAGGGATCACGCGCTGCCCGCGCTCCTGGCGGTCGCCGCCCTGACCGGCGCCACGTCCTTCATGTACGAGATCGGCTGGATCCGCATGCTGAGCCTCGTGCTCGGGACGTCCACCCACGCCTTCGAGCTGATGCTGAGCGCGTTCATCCTGGGGCTCGCGCTCGGAGGGCTCTGGATCCAGCGGCGCATCGACGGCGCGGCGAGCCCGGTTCGGCTGCTCGGCTGGGTCCAGGTGGCGATGGGCCTGTCCGCGCTGGCGACGCTGCCGGTGTACGGCCTGACGTTCCCCCTCATGCGCTGGATCGTCGAGAGCGCACCCAGGACGGATGGCGGCTACGCGCTGTTCAACCTGTCGAGCAACGGCATCGCGCTCCTCGTCATGCTCCCGGCGACGGTCTGCGCGGGCATGACGCTGCCCCTCGTCACCTACGTGCTGCTCGCGCGAGGTCACGGCGAGCGGGCCGTGGGCGCGGTGTACGCGTCGAACACCGCCGGCGCCATCGCCGGCGTGGTGTTCGCGATCCAGGTGGGGATGCCCGTGCTCGGCCTGAAGGGCCTCGTCACGCTGGGGGCCGCGCTCGACGCGGCGCTGGGCCTCGCGCTCCTCGTCCCTGCCGCCCGCGCCGTCCCGCGCCGCTTCGCCGCCGCCGCGGGCGCGTGCGTGCTCGCGGTGGCCGCGACGCTCCTCTTCGTCCACCTCGACCCGTACCGGATGGCCTCCGGCGTGTACCGCCTCGGGCGCATCATCGACCCGAGCCAGACCCGCGTGCTCTACCACCGCGACGGCAAGACCGCGACGGCGAGCGTCATCGCCGAGGTCGACGGCCGCGTGCTCATCAAGACGAACGGCAAGGCGGACGCGGCGATCAACATGGCCCCCGGAGGCGAGGCGGAGCCGGACGAGGCCACCATGGTGCTCCTCGGAGCCCTGCCGCACGCGGTGCGCCCCGGCGCGAGGACCGCCGCGTGCATCGGGTTCGGCTCCGGCCTCACCACGCACGTGCTGCTCGGCTCGCCGAGCCTCGAGTCGCTCGACACCATCGAGATCGAGCCGCGCATGATCGAGGCGGCCCGCTTCTTCCTGCCCCGGGTCGCCCGCGCGTTCGACGATCCGCGCAGCCAGCTCCACGTGGACGACGCCAAGACCTTCTTCTCCTCGCGGCAGCGGACCTACGACATCATCGTCTCCGAGCCCTCGAACCCCTGGGTGAGCGGGGTGGGCGGGCTGTTCTCCGAGGAGTTCTACCGCCACGTGCGCCGGCACCTCGCGCCGGGGGGCGTGCTCGTGCAGTGGATCCAGCTGTACGAGATCGACCCTGGCCTGGTCGCGTCGATCCTGAAGGCGCTCGACGGCAGCTTCGCGGACTGGACGGCCTTCGCCCCGAGCGACTTCGATCTCGTGGTCCTCGCCTCCGCGGATGGCGCCGTCGCGCCGCTCGCCCCCGGCATCTTCGGCGTGCCGGAGCTGGCGGCCGAGCTCCGCCGGGTCCGCATCCTGGGGCCGCAGGATCTCGAGCTGCGCAGGGTGGGAGATCGCCGCTCCTGGGCGAGGCTCCTGCGCTCGTACCCGACGCCGCCCAACTCCGACTACCACCCGGTCCTCGCCGAGGCCGCCCCGCGCGCGCGGTTCCTCCAGGCCACCGCCGTCGCGCTGGTGCAGGCGGCGCGGTTCCCGCTGCCGGCGCTGGAGGTCCTGTCGGGCGCGGTGCCCGGGTGGAGCGAGACGCGCGTGACGCCGTCGCCGCACTTCACGCCCTCTCGCCGCGCCGACGCCGCCACCGTCCTCCAGCACGCGCTGCGCGACGGCGCGCTGGGCAGGGGCGCGTGGCGGCTGCCCGAGGACCTCCTCGCCTCGTCGCAGGAGCTGCTCGGCTGGGCCACGCGGTGCGGGCCGCTGCCGGGGCAGAGCGCGCAGGACGTGGCCCTCGCCATGTTCCCTGCGCTGACCTCGGCGGAGGCCACGCTCGCCTGGCGGACGATCGTGGAGAGCCCCTGCGCCATGGCGCTGGCGCCCCATGATCGGCTCTGGCTCGAGCTGCTCCGGGCGGTCGCGGCGCGCGAGGGCGGCGCTGCGCACGCGGCGGCGTCGGTGCTGCTGGGCGACCCCGGGCGGCTCTCGCCCCCACAAGCGCGGTACGCGCTCGCCGCGGGCATGCTGGGTGCGCTGGGGGAGGGCGACCGCGAGGCCGCTCACCGGCTGTGGGAGCGTCACGCGGCGGTGGGCGAAGGCGACGACCTGCTGCTGCGCTGGCTCGTGGCCGAGAGCGCGGCGCGAGACGGCGTCGCAGGGGCTCGCCGCCCGCTGAGCCCGCGCGGCCCTCCGCGCGCGGAGCGGCGCGGGGTGGCTGGCGCTCGAGGCCGGGCTCGACGAGCACCCCGCGGCGCCTGCTGA
- a CDS encoding ATP-binding protein, which yields MRNPSAGETSCRSFSRLSIFSKMGALAGILDYEEALAAVARLSIPELADWCIVDEVGDGEIRRMEVAHRDPARASLAAALRAFPLDHSARRRLPAAQALRSGRPLLLRDYGEEQLQQQTEGEYLGLAAQMKPCSVMVVPVSLSATRVTVTFVMSAAESGRRYGEDDLALAEELVRRAAQIVDSARVHHQLRRTEERFRVALAHSGITLFEQDLSLRYRWMYNPPLGYRVDDVLGRTNAELLSREDASRLQALDDAVLRSGRAVQQEVRITAPGGEQRHLLVTEEPLRDASGAIVGLTGAATDITDQKRAQEELARALVFREQVMGILGHDLRNPLGAVRALASLLLRRGDVPASAHASLGEIDRAARRMLEMIGTLLDFTDGRFKGALPIAPVPADLHEVCQDVIDELRAADPRRTIQVALEGDGRGTWDPARLAQVVSNLVANALEHGVRGAPVRVTVRGDHQQVAVTVENQGAIPPELRPVLFEPFCSGSRLRDASHARGLGLGLYIVDLVVRAHGGSVSFESTAERGTAFTVRLPRAAGVSIAAPREEAAASPA from the coding sequence ATGCGGAATCCTTCCGCCGGGGAGACGAGCTGCCGATCGTTCTCGAGGCTCTCCATCTTCTCCAAGATGGGGGCGCTCGCGGGGATCCTCGACTACGAGGAGGCGCTCGCCGCGGTCGCGCGGCTGTCGATCCCGGAGCTGGCGGACTGGTGCATCGTCGACGAGGTGGGCGACGGAGAGATCCGCCGCATGGAGGTGGCCCACCGCGACCCCGCGAGGGCGTCCCTCGCCGCCGCCCTCCGCGCCTTCCCGCTGGACCACTCCGCGCGCCGGCGACTCCCGGCCGCGCAGGCCCTTCGCTCCGGCCGACCCCTGCTCCTCCGCGACTACGGCGAGGAGCAGCTCCAGCAGCAGACGGAGGGCGAGTACCTCGGTCTCGCCGCCCAGATGAAGCCGTGCTCGGTGATGGTCGTCCCGGTGAGCCTCTCGGCGACGCGCGTGACGGTGACCTTCGTCATGAGCGCCGCCGAGTCCGGGCGGAGGTACGGAGAGGACGACCTGGCGCTGGCCGAGGAGCTGGTGCGGCGCGCGGCGCAGATCGTGGACAGCGCGCGCGTCCACCACCAGCTCCGGCGGACCGAGGAGCGGTTCCGGGTCGCGCTGGCCCACTCGGGCATCACGCTCTTCGAGCAGGACCTGTCGCTGCGGTACAGGTGGATGTACAACCCGCCGCTCGGCTATCGGGTGGACGACGTGCTCGGGCGGACGAACGCGGAGCTCCTCTCCCGCGAGGACGCCTCCCGCCTGCAGGCGCTCGACGACGCCGTGCTGCGGTCCGGCCGCGCGGTCCAGCAGGAGGTGCGGATCACCGCTCCGGGAGGCGAGCAGCGCCACCTGCTCGTGACCGAGGAGCCGCTCCGCGACGCCTCCGGCGCGATCGTGGGCCTGACCGGCGCCGCCACCGACATCACCGATCAGAAGCGGGCGCAGGAGGAGCTGGCGCGCGCGCTGGTCTTCCGCGAGCAGGTGATGGGGATCCTGGGGCACGATCTCCGCAACCCCCTCGGCGCGGTGCGCGCGCTGGCGTCGCTCCTGCTTCGGCGCGGCGACGTCCCGGCCAGCGCCCACGCGAGCCTGGGCGAGATCGACCGCGCCGCGCGGCGCATGCTGGAGATGATCGGGACGCTGCTCGACTTCACGGACGGCCGCTTCAAGGGGGCGCTGCCCATCGCGCCCGTCCCTGCGGATCTCCACGAGGTCTGCCAGGACGTGATCGACGAGCTCCGCGCCGCCGATCCGCGCCGGACCATCCAGGTCGCGCTGGAGGGCGACGGCCGCGGCACCTGGGATCCGGCGCGGCTCGCGCAGGTGGTGTCCAACCTCGTGGCGAACGCGCTCGAGCACGGCGTCCGCGGAGCGCCGGTACGGGTGACGGTGCGAGGCGACCACCAGCAGGTGGCCGTGACCGTCGAGAACCAGGGGGCCATCCCGCCCGAGCTGAGGCCCGTGCTGTTCGAGCCCTTCTGCAGCGGCTCCCGCCTGCGGGACGCCTCTCATGCGCGTGGCCTCGGCCTCGGGCTGTACATCGTCGATCTCGTGGTGCGCGCCCACGGAGGCTCCGTCTCGTTCGAGTCCACCGCCGAGCGCGGGACCGCCTTCACCGTGCGGCTCCCCCGGGCGGCGGGGGTGAGCATCGCCGCGCCTCGGGAGGAAGCGGCGGCCTCGCCGGCGTGA
- a CDS encoding flavin reductase family protein, translating to MATRAETVAFEDVLKRFPLPVSVVTVGRGGAENGLTVSWACPVSFDPPHVLIAVDRQHFSIDFLKSTKNFALNLLKTDQRKLAGHFARQSFLGEEKLDVARTHEGFTGAALFDDALAWLDCEVVRTLEVGDHLLCIGRVVDARVLAEGPALLTTDGVQYGKARP from the coding sequence ATGGCGACACGCGCGGAGACGGTGGCATTCGAGGACGTCCTGAAGCGGTTTCCCTTGCCGGTGAGCGTCGTCACCGTCGGGCGCGGGGGCGCGGAGAACGGGCTCACGGTGTCGTGGGCGTGCCCCGTGTCGTTCGACCCGCCGCACGTCCTCATCGCGGTGGACCGGCAGCACTTCTCGATCGACTTCCTCAAGTCGACGAAGAACTTCGCCTTGAACCTCCTCAAGACCGATCAGCGGAAGCTGGCCGGCCACTTCGCGCGCCAGAGCTTCCTGGGGGAGGAGAAGCTCGACGTGGCCCGCACGCACGAGGGCTTCACCGGCGCAGCGCTCTTCGACGACGCGCTCGCGTGGCTCGACTGCGAGGTCGTGCGGACGCTCGAGGTCGGCGATCACCTCCTCTGCATCGGCCGGGTCGTCGACGCGCGCGTGCTCGCGGAGGGCCCGGCGCTCCTCACCACCGACGGGGTGCAGTACGGAAAGGCGCGACCCTGA
- a CDS encoding HAMP domain-containing histidine kinase, translated as MSIETTTDVEQEFVGSRGEARGLGRPGAPAPGIDGEFPLDWSSTTLAELCPAAIEEVGASEDGAIEYTPDQGREGSGEWDARRVAYAVTILLEDAVKRSGGAGPVSLRWREYEDEVVLRVQFPRPLERGDRFVTYFEEGVRPDGADDKVGTLRLVVARKIVLQHGGHLARVRTRAGTAYVATLPRTRAAAGRAEPGLELE; from the coding sequence GTGTCCATCGAGACGACGACCGACGTGGAGCAGGAGTTCGTAGGATCCAGGGGCGAGGCCCGCGGGCTCGGTCGCCCCGGGGCCCCCGCCCCTGGCATCGACGGAGAATTTCCGCTCGACTGGTCGAGCACGACCCTCGCGGAGCTGTGTCCAGCGGCGATCGAGGAAGTCGGCGCGAGCGAGGATGGCGCGATCGAGTACACCCCGGATCAGGGTCGCGAGGGCTCGGGCGAGTGGGACGCGAGGCGCGTCGCGTACGCCGTCACCATCCTCCTCGAGGACGCCGTCAAGCGGAGCGGCGGCGCCGGGCCGGTGTCGCTGCGCTGGCGCGAGTACGAGGACGAGGTGGTCCTCCGCGTCCAGTTCCCGCGTCCGCTCGAGCGCGGCGATCGCTTCGTCACCTACTTCGAGGAAGGCGTCCGGCCCGACGGCGCCGACGACAAGGTTGGTACGCTCCGCCTCGTCGTCGCGCGGAAGATCGTGCTGCAGCACGGGGGGCACCTCGCGCGCGTGCGCACACGCGCCGGGACCGCCTACGTCGCGACGCTGCCGCGGACCCGCGCCGCCGCGGGCCGCGCGGAACCCGGCCTCGAGCTCGAGTAA
- a CDS encoding NifB/NifX family molybdenum-iron cluster-binding protein, with product MKVAFATRDGEHVNEQLRRAPQLVVFEVTAAGHRLERVSPFEPDGRYGTDERIRAIAGCSIVYVSAIGPSSAARLATRGIRAATAPEGTPIQELLAALRRLLTSPDRLDRSSAAPGRKLSGHG from the coding sequence ATGAAGGTCGCATTCGCCACCCGGGACGGCGAGCACGTGAACGAGCAGCTCCGCCGCGCACCCCAGCTCGTGGTCTTCGAGGTGACCGCGGCGGGGCATCGGCTCGAGCGGGTGTCCCCGTTCGAGCCCGACGGCCGGTACGGCACGGACGAGCGCATCCGCGCGATCGCCGGCTGCTCGATCGTGTACGTCTCCGCCATCGGCCCGTCCTCCGCCGCCCGGCTCGCCACGCGCGGGATCCGCGCGGCCACCGCGCCGGAGGGGACGCCGATCCAGGAGCTCCTCGCCGCGCTGCGCAGGTTGCTCACGTCGCCTGATCGCCTCGACCGATCGAGCGCGGCGCCGGGACGTAAGCTCTCCGGCCACGGCTGA
- a CDS encoding UBP-type zinc finger domain-containing protein, translating to MCGHLSDLLSLRSSPVTPSALGCEECLESGDAWVHLRLCMTCGHVGCCDDSKNRHATSHFETLGHPVVKSFEPGEDWAWCYVDDELVERIPAFPIESPPEHLAAITRR from the coding sequence ATGTGCGGACACCTGAGTGACCTTCTCAGCCTCCGGTCGAGCCCAGTGACGCCGAGCGCGCTGGGCTGCGAGGAGTGCCTCGAGAGCGGAGACGCCTGGGTCCATCTCCGGCTCTGCATGACCTGCGGACACGTGGGGTGCTGCGACGACTCGAAGAACCGGCATGCCACCTCACACTTCGAGACGCTCGGGCACCCCGTGGTGAAGTCCTTCGAGCCGGGGGAGGACTGGGCCTGGTGCTACGTCGACGACGAGCTGGTCGAGCGCATCCCGGCGTTCCCGATCGAGTCCCCGCCGGAGCACCTCGCAGCCATCACACGGCGTTGA